A region from the Benincasa hispida cultivar B227 chromosome 8, ASM972705v1, whole genome shotgun sequence genome encodes:
- the LOC120083278 gene encoding NAC domain-containing protein 90-like — MAMPMDEEEASIHDYPPGFRFYPTEEELVSFYLRHQLHTQLPEKHRVIPLLNIYDSKPWDLPKLAGELCKGDSEQWFFFVARQEREARGGRPTRTTAAGYWKATGSPVYVYSSANKIIGLKKTMVFYKGRAPTGTKTKWKKHEYRAIDDYAKLRHEFSLCRVYVISGCFRAFDRRPMEVIAAAGNNQDRKMKGKVTSPEISCSAVAAMADCDGSGSNWRMVEDEEFEEPIWEWNKIDWP, encoded by the exons ATGGCAATGCCAATGGACGAAGAAGAAGCCTCTATCCATGACTACCCGCCCGGCTTTCGCTTTTACCCGACCGAGGAGGAGCTCGTTTCCTTCTATCTCCGCCATCAGCTTCATACCCAGCTCCCCGAAAAGCACCGCGTCATCCCCCTCCTCAACATTTACGACTCTAAGCCATGGGACCTCCCCA AGCTGGCCGGGGAGCTGTGCAAAGGGGACAGCGAGCAATGGTTCTTCTTCGTTGCTCGTCAAGAAAGAGAAGCACGAGGAGGCCGCCCCACAAGAACCACCGCCGCCGGCTACTGGAAGGCCACCGGCTCTCCGGTCTACGTCTACTCCTCCGCCAACAAGATCATCGGACTCAAAAAGACGATGGTCTTCTACAAAGGCAGAGCCCCCACCGGTACCAAAACAAAATGGAAGAAGCACGAATACAGAGCAATCGACGATTACGCCAAATTGAGGCACGAATTTAGTCTCTGCCGAGTTTATGTCATTTCCGGATGCTTTCGGGCCTTCGATCGCCGCCCCATGGAAGTCATCGCCGCCGCCGGGAACAACCAGGATCGGAAAATGAAGGGGAAAGTTACTTCGCCGGAGATTTCGTGTTCGGCGGTGGCGGCGATGGCGGACTGTGACGGAAGTGGTAGTAATTGGAGGATGGTTGAAGATGAAGAATTTGAAGAACCCATTTGGGAATGGAACAAAATCGATTGGCCCTAG